The Elaeis guineensis isolate ETL-2024a chromosome 3, EG11, whole genome shotgun sequence region TTTGCAGGAAGAAAATCTCCAAGCAATTTGAGAACTCTAAAACAGAACATATACATAAACAGTTAAGAATATGGGCAGTTATCAAGAGAGATGCATATGGTGGAAGATAGAAAGATGGAAGTGCAGTTTTCAAGAACCTTTTCCAAGGTGCTGTGTGAATTTGGCGAGTGGCAAGCTCCCTGCTCGAAATTTCCGCAGGTTCCCAAGGGTGTGCCAAAGCTGGCAAACTTGATAGCTGAGATAGACTGTCCTGGTGCACATCGAAGGTGAACTTTTGGCTTATGGTGCTCCTCAGGTTGACCATAGCTCTCAATATGCCAATTCTTTATCATCGGATGCCACTCAGAAACATCAGCACAAACACCGGACACGGATTTCTTAACAAAAGAAATCTTTGTTGCATCACCTCCAAGTTCTTCGAAAACCACTAACAGATTTTGGGTTGGCTGTAACCAGGACCGTGGCACATGATACCTAAGCATCCAATAATTAGCTTTGATCAGcttgatcaaatataaaagaAACAATAATTAATTCAAGTAGAACCTAAGATTCAGTTCAGTATCCGATGGAAATTACACAAAGTAacaaaatcttcctaagaaactTGCTGTGTCATACAGTGATCCAACAGAGGTTGGTTAGAATGCAGCACCAGAACTACCAGTTAACAGTTGGCTGATCAATTAATTTGTTACCTTTCAAAATGAGGCTTCATTGTAACATACACTGGGTCATGTTATGTAATTTAATTTAGTTGGCATCATTGATGCCGATAGAATCAACTGTAGTAATTAATTGAGATGCCATGAAATTTATGGGACAAGCTGACTTACCAACAGACAAATATCAAGTCTTAGCAACACCAAAGACACTTATACTTTTAAAGCCTACTAGAGAGGAAGATAAATTTAACAGTGACAGACAACTGCTTCAACATGTCATTGGCCCATTAATACTTATGCAAGGTTCTTTATTTCTGAAGGATGATAAGAAATATTATTGAAAAAAGTTCATAAGACGGAAATTGTTTAAGTTTCTTACCAGCGTTGGGTTGGTTGACCACAACCACTTTGACATTTTGGTGATCGATATGTCCCTGCATAGTTGCAGCCATTGCAATCCCCATTTGGGGCCCATAGAGACCAGTACCTTCCAATGCTTTGTCCATTTATCCACGCTTGACCCTTACCCATGCTGCCCATATCCAATGCCAGTGGGTCATCTCCAGCAGGAGCATCAAAGTAGGCCTGATCATGAAATGCAAAAGATATGAACCAAGACAAACAAAAGAAACTGAGCTATAAATCATGGCTAGGTTTCATTTCTTACCCTATACCATGTTAAAGGCTGCTGCTTTTGAGATGTTAGTGACTGTTTCATCCATTCAACTGAAGAAGTTCCATCTAGAGAGTTTAGATTCATAGCTTCTCCTTTTAGGCCAACCTGCATATATAATCAGAAAAACAATACAGATTTACCACATTTACATCCATATAAATCCTTCGACTTAAAATGCACAAATCATGTGAAAAAAATTGACCTGGTATGACCATTTCTGCCAGGTTAAATCTCTTTTTCCTTCATCAACTCCATGTAGCACCACAGGACCTAGGACTCCGGTGTTCCATAACTCATAATGCATCCCAACATTCTTCAACCACAATAGGACAATAAAAGGGATTAAGTATTCAGGTTGAGTTGAAAAGACAACCAAAATCAGTAAAGTAATCAGAAAATGAAATGGAGAAACCAGTAAAGTAACTAACAGGCAGTCCAACAGCAACACTTAGGAGTGCAATTCTATTAGATCCAGCACGAAGATTGATATTACCAGTATATGTAATCCTCCTATCTTCCCTGGTTCCATAAGCAGAACCTACATAGCATGGCCACAATTTTAGTTTCTTGATTGTTGGGGCTTGAGCTAACTAAGATCACATGAATAAAAGAATTACTCATCTGATAATATACCTGAGAGTTGACCATTGACAAAGACATGCAGGGCATGACCAGCTGACTGCACAGTCAGAACAGGGAGTTGACCCCCTTGTAGAAATCCTTCAGCAGAACTCACGTCAACACTGCAAAAGACAGAAACAAGAGTTTTATCTAACTCATGGTAAAAGCTTTTATGTGATGTATACTTGTCAGGGTTTAGTTTTCAACATGTGATCAACAAAAAATTTTACAGCCTATGCTATTTTATGATTTACTTGGCCCAAAATCCATGCAAGCATGTAGTTCAATATAGTTCAGCATGTTGGTGGGTTCCTCCATAAAGAATTCAGTGGCATGATCCCACTACAATGACCCAATGTTATGTACAAACAATTGTGAAATACTATTATGAACAACAATCCAGCAATAAGAAACAATAACTAATGACAAAAAATTTGATGCTCTATATATGCTTGATATCTCTGACACTCATATAAGAAGGTTGATCCAATCTCACCTGGTAATGTACCATAGATAATCACTCGCATCTCTGGTAACATTTATCTGCTCCAAAAGGCCGGTTGTGCTGATCAGTGAATTATCATCAAATGAAGCAACCTCCTCATCATATGTCTCCCACATAAGGGACGTACTGTCAGCAGGAAACATTTGCATTTGAGATGTTTGAACACCAACCTGCAATGAAAACAGAAGAATTTTTTACTTTGGGTAAAACCAATATAGCTTTTGCCTTTCAGTATGCGACCTTTAATAATCTAATCATACATTGAAATTAGCCTGTGGAAGTATTTAGTAATACAAAAATGGCTTTTCCTGCATCTCACGGACATTTAATGACATGAAACAACATGGACAAAAAGAGTAAGAAAGTTGAAGCATATATATGCTTCACTTACTTTTGCAGTATTGAATACAACATTTCTGCAGTCAGGAAGGATGCTGATTGACCAAGGAGGCAGACTGTAGTGCATGTTATTGAACATTACTCTTGAAAAAGAATTAGGGTTGTAGTTTGCAAGAAAAGCTGCACAACTGCCTGATTCGGAACTGAAGACATGAGCCTAAAATGCCACAACATGGTTAGACAAACTAAAGTAAAAATTCATCTTAATTTTCAGAAAAAAATTGTAGTATCAAATGGATAATTGACTGTTTGGAAAAAGGAATTCTAACATACCTGTGCATAACTTCCGAAAGAAGTAACAGTTGGATCAGCAGAAACTAAGGCTGGTTCACATAACTTTATGGCCTTGTGGAGCTCTTTCAGATGTCCATATTTTGGTTCCCTGATGAGTCCTGCCATTTGCCAGAATGTATGATATTACCAGTAGTCAACATTGTGGGGAAAAGATATGCATAGTCTCAACCAAAAGTAAAATCAAAGTTTGCCACACTTATGTTGCTACAGCAAGGAAAAAGAAAGTATCACGCAAGTGTTTCAGCTAAATTCCTTTACAACAGCTCATCATTTTCAAACTGCAGAGTAGGATCTCAGAGAACTAGATCAAATCATGTTACAGATAATGGAAAGCACATAAGTAAATCTCCTCAAATATTATTAGCCAAACCAGTCAATATAAAGAAACCTGGTATAATGTCTGACAGCTACCATAATCTACATGCATCACCTACTATACCCGAAGCAACTAAATGTCACCAAGAAAACAAATTTAACATTTAGTCAGCAATTTCTTTCATTCACATTTAAGGATGATAAGAGCTAATTTTGACTGCTCAATAACTGTTTATAATAATAAGCATTTGTCTGCTATTTCTTTTCATCCAATTTAAGGGTGAAAATAGATAATTTTGACTTATTAACAACCATGATAACAACATTTCCCCATTTCACTGGACCATataatagatataattttatcaacaGATCTCAAATGGACAGAattattatttttagaaaaagGGCCAATCCATGATCTTTACAATACTAAGAAAATCTGGACGAAATTACAGGAATCATAAACAAGGCTGTGGAATATGGTCCTTTTGTCTTACCGTATTCATCGATAGGAGCATCATAATCATAGCTGGTTGTAATGAAGGGACCTCCCGCCGTACGACCAAAATTAGTTCCTCCATGATACTGTAGAAAAAAAGCATTGAATACTACCTTTTTACTGATACACATTTACACACAAGCACAGAATACCCACATAGCAACTGATATTTTCTAACCATGTAATAATTAATGAAGGAGCCACCCTTTTGTATAAAGCGTGCAACAGCAAATGCCAGATCCTCAACAGGTCGCTGATGAACAGTGCCCCCAAACTCTGTAAACCTGCAATTGCAAAGAACCAAAAGGAAAATAAACTTACGTTCAGCCTAAAGTAACAAGATTCATTTCCTTTCAACTGGTCTCTGGAGCATCAAAAGCCTATTCTAGTAGTTTCAAAATGCAACCTATAAATAATAATGGAATTTTCATTCTTTTAACCTGTATCCAAAATGAAGTCTCAATGGTCAGTGATTCAAATTCGAGTGTGTCATAACTGTAGAAACAACTTACCAGCCACTCCAAGCTTCAGTCCACATTGTAGGCTTGTAAGGTTTGTTGGGAGTAAAAGCATCACAATAGAAACCATTGCATGCATTTATCTGTTtccaaaatttaaagaataaataGAAATCACAACAACAAGAGACTGAACATTTCATCTGAGAAAAATGCTTTAACACATTATCAATCAGCATCAACAATGATTATGAGAAAGCCTAGAGATCTATTACACCAGTTTGCCACCAGTTAGACTATTCTTCACATGGaataaacaaagaaagaaaaaaatatattagcttTACCATAAAACTCAGCATTTTTATAAACATTGTGCAAGTCAgcatattgtcctcaatggagttaAAAGGACCATCTTTCTGGTCAGATCATCATTCTAGTCTGTATTAGTATAGTTTACAAAAACCTAAAAAACTACATTAACGACACAAAATTatcccaaaaagattttttttaacccAGCTCATGCATCCATGGTTTAGGAGCTGTGGTATAGGCAACCATACTACCTTATTATGGAAAGAAAAAGACAGCCGGTACCAACTCTCATATTTCTCTGTATGTCCACCAAATAGATGTGCCTCGCTAAGAGCGCAGCAAATAATATCATGTGAAACGAATAGCAAGCACAGAAGGTGTATGAGCACCTAAATGACAAACACCTCCATCAGATCATGGAGAAGAAGACCAAGAAACCACCTTAATTAGCCAGCAGAGGTAAAGGACCCTAACTTCAATAGAAGATAATTTTGCTTGCAAGATATATAGGCACAAAAAAATGTAGATAGGAAAGAACAAATCTTCCTACCATTGGATCTGGGGCATCATCCTCCTTGCACATCACCCAGGGGACACCTGTCCCCATACCAACCGCCATTTTAGCAGCCCAGTTCACATATGCATGACCAGCAGCACCAAGTGCGTTACTTTCCGGTCCATACTCGTTCTCAATCTGCACTCCATGAACCAACCTCTAGATCAGCCAAAAAAACTCaagttttttctttaaaattttctttaTCACAATATTTTATAACACAATTAGATCCCCCAGAGCCTAAGACTAAATGAAATGAGTACTCAGAAGACTTAAAATTCCTCATAAAAAAGGGTAGAGAAAGAAAAGCCATGCCTGTGAGAGTATAATTGGGCCACCCTGCGACGCAAACAGCGATTCGCTCTTCATCATCTGCACAATCTTTTGGGTGAATCCCTGCATCGCATTCTGCAACACCAAACAAGAATAAATTAACCAATGCAGAATGTGTTTTGAAAACATAGAACATATACAAATAAAGTAAATTCCAGGAAACAAGGCCAAAATCTTTCTACTTCTTTTTCACCAGCACAAGAAAATCAGAGAAGTATGGAAATGGACAGGAAAAGGAAAGGAACCTTGAAAGGCTCATTGTCTGTTCTGAAGCTGATGCCTGAAACATACTTCAACCACACCGGAAATCCTCTacacaaagaaaataaaaaattaaaaaaaattaaaaaaaaaaaaaaaaaaaaagaagctggtCATCTTGTGAGAGAAGATCTAACAAAGAACAGGTGTGTGAGCAGAAGAGTAGTACCCAAAATTCCACTCCCCACAAATGTAAGGCCCAATGCGGAGGTGGACATACAACCCCACCTTCTGCACTGTCTTTATAAACCTCACCAAATCATACCTCCCCTCGAAATTGTACTGCAATAACAAACAAATGCATCCCATAACaacaaatccaaaaaaaatacgGCACACTAAATCctacttaaaaaataataaaataagagagatTGCCGAAATTTATACACTTCCAGGAGAAGGCTCATGACCATTCCAGAACACATATGTTTGTATCACATCCAGTCCTCCATCCTTGGCCTTCTGTATCAGCCCTTCCCACATCTATCCCACAAATAAAGCAAAAACAAAATGCCAGTTAAACACAAAGCCATGacccaaaaattaaaaaaaaaaataaaaaataaaagatcaaatCAAAGGAAGCGAAGAGATGTGGGTACATCTGGGGTGCTCCTGGGGTAGTGAATGGAGCCAGAGATGAGAATCCTCCTCTGGCCGTTGATTATGACGGCCTTGCTGTCGTAGGTGACCCCGCATTGCGCGGCaggaagaaggaagagaagaaaaaacagCGGCAAGGAGATGGATGGCAGCGAGTTTTGATCTCCCATTGCTGGGTGGCAGCTTCACCACCTCTCCGCCCAGATCTCCCACccacctctccctctcttttttcttcctagAGAGGGAAAGTTTCGGTAGTGGAGGGAAAGCTGAGCTGTGAGAGAGGGAAAGTTTTAGTAGTGGAGGGAAAGCTGAGGTGTGAGAAACACAGTACTTGGTAGTGGAGAGAGAAGGGAAGAAGAAAGGGTGGACTGGTCTTCTAGTCTGCCAAAGAGGCCTCCTGTTGTCTCTCTTGGAGGAGTGAGCAGAGACCACAGCAGGGACAGGGGGAGAGGTGGGGGTATTATTATATTGTGGGCAGATGCCGGGATGCCATGGCaccaaaagaaataaataaataaataaaaagtgcAGCTCATCAGGTTACGCTTTTCCTTTGCTTCCCTTCACGGTTCTCACTTTCCAAACCTACTCCCACGGTTAGGTTTCGGGTTAGGGTTGCATTTGTTTTTGTTTAGCATAAAATGGCatcatctttcttctttttgcAAGCGGAATAGCTGGGCCGTAGAGTCCGGTACCACTTAATAACCATCATCAATGGATGGTCCAAAGGTACAAATGAGTGGAGTCGTTTGTGAGTTATTCATGTTCGGTTGGATTCGATTATTATCAAACCCAAAAATTCGAAcaattttttaaattaactttgaataataaaatatttagctctaaatatataaatttattaaaatttatatatttttaataatattatttttatttataatatatatatatacaacgtGCACGCACTCATTATTAATAGATCGAGATTCGAAATTAAGTATCGAATTCAAAATCAAGTAAGTTTCAattaatatttgaattgaaccgaatcaatctcaaattttatttattttttatcaaattaaatttaaatttaaaatattgagattaaaaataatttcgaataaattttgaatctgagtattTTCAATCGGATCGAGCTCGAGCTTTCAATTACTTGATTCAATTCGGTGCGGTTACATTTTTAgaagaataaaatattattatatatagtaaactaaataaaaatttttattttatattttaaattaaaaatagctctccattgaatttaaattaaaagtaGCTCTTCAtttcaaacataaattaaaagtAACTCCCATTTCTAACTGAAATGACCGTTATAACTTTATATCCTCATACGATTATACAACAAGacagtattgttttataataatgcagtaccaatttataataagatagtactATTTTCTAATATCGCAGTATTTTTTATAATACGTAACGTAGTACTGATTTATAATAAGGTAATATTGTTTTCTAATATCGCAATGTTGTTTTATAATACGatagtactgttttataatagtattatattataataaaataatattattttataataagatagtactgtattataataaaaaaatattattttataatatttttatattataataaaatgatattattttatataagacAGTACTATTTTCTAATATCACAGTATTGATTTATAGCTGTAAGAGTAATTTGATCATTTATATAATTGGGGAGCTGCTTTTAAGTGAAATTCAAGAGAGatatttttaagtttaaattcaaatagaaaattttattaatttatttttttatatattatatgaaaatattttgttttaaattttttttattagaaatgATAATCTATTTTTTGATAACGGTCATGGAATGCAGGGATCTTGAATGACGGCCAGGACCGTTGCATTAGTTGTTGTAAATAAGATGGATAACTGCCAGGTGAATTATGATACGCCGATCAAGTGGTTGCTTCTTTATTTATTGGCTCGGTCAAAGTAGAGCGGGACATCAGGACATCACCGTGGCGTAACAGCGCGGTAATTAGGCTACTACCTTGTGAGATGAGAAGGAGATTCCAATCGTGGAGGGGGACCGAGTTTGGGCATGCCCTGAGATCGGAGTTGCCGGCTTTTTTTATGTACGAGAATGAGAGCTTGCTGCTTCTTAGTTTCCACAAATGCCACTGGCGTCCATCGCAAAAGCCTCGGTGAGTCCTTTTACCATGGCTCTGTCCGAGTCTCTGGCGCTCCCGTGACCGGTAACCCGTGAGGCATGTAGTCCAAGGAATTATTGATGTGGAGCACGGGCTTGTATGGGTCAGTGGgcgtttcactttttttttttttttttttggtggtacATTGTGGGTATTTTTCTTTGTTGGATTGTGAATAAATCGATTTAATTAAACCTGTTTATTAAGTGGGATATGCTGAGGCTCAGAATGTAGTAAGTTTCTTAGATGTGTTTAACCTAGTTGATGTTGGATGAAGAAGAGCTCGTGACCACATCAATGTCATGGTCTAAGCGATAAATGCATCCTCTAAATAATTGTAATCACCATACAACATGAAAATTCGTTATCAAATGATTATTGCACATAAATGTCGTTGTTAAATAGTTGATTCATGCCCTACCTATCTCAATAATAATTGTCGGCCATCCTATAAATAGGGAAAGATGGAAGGTCCATGCATAaatttctcatttgattatttttatcaaccactcttcatattttttttttctattattcatTAAATTTGATTAACTTGAATATCGGAGGATAAAAatttcgataatttttttttttttttagatccatCTTGCGGCTATAAAAAAAAGATACTCTGCAACCATATATCTCGATCTCATCGTTCTATACTGAGCTTAGAGAACGAACCAATGTTATCATCTCACGTACCAATGGACTTCGAATTTCAGCAGCAATATAAATTAAGTGGATCCAGTTATAATTCATCTACAATCTACTTATCTATGTAAAATTATGTTAATGGATCTTTGCCGACCTCACTAATTTAACCTTCTTTCTTAAATagattatgtatatgtcatgatctcaagATAAATTTAGCAATATATCGGATGAAGGGACTCGTGGTGGTGGAACTTTTGCTTTCAGATATCATTTTAGGTAGATTTTGGGGTTGTGGGGAGGAGGCTCTTCAACATTAATGTTCCTAAAGAAAAAGCTTACAAGTTCACGGAAAAAATTAATTTCTGCAGTCTTTTAGCCGCAAGCCAGTAGAGGTTGGATTGAGGGCGAACCCGACTATAGGTGGCTTAGATCAACAAACTGGCCCGGCTTCTTTGAAACATTTACCCCTTGCACCGAGACTTTGGGCGTATGGCATGGTGCCTGACTCACTTCATGGCATCCCACATTTTTATAGAGGGGAATGGAATAATAATTGAATGTAATTGGGCTTAATTAATTGCGCAACCAATCATTTGGGGATATGGTGGAgtaaaatttgatcaatttaagatcaattgaaacaagagCAATGAGTTAGTAGGGTGAAGATCTATGAAAATTAAGAAGCATATTATCTAGAAACATGATAACTTATTAAATTTAAGCTATAGAGCATGGAAGAGGATGCCCAATGTATCTAGAGTTGCAGTATGATGGGAAAGggtaattaaacaaaaattaaaaataagaatTGTTTCATATATGGATTTATGCCTGAAAGATTAATCACGGAAACTATCTTTTTATTTAgacattgataaaaaaaaaaaatagagataggGGGGAAAATCTATACATGATCTTTATTGACTTAGAGAAAACTTATGATGGGGTGCTAAGAAAAGTGATTTGGTGAACTTTAAGATTTAAGAATGGAGGATATGCATAATAATTGAGGATATGTATGGTAGGCATTGAAAGTGTTGTTTAGTCATAATAGATTTATATCAAGAAGCAACACTAAGATTACATATCTTTGTATTAATTATGAATGAATGCATAACTATTTTTCAGGAAGTTGTACCATAGTATAAGTTATTTATGGATGATATATTGTtcatttattaaaaattgatcgataaaaaaatagatcaaacactaaattagatttatggcggaaaattttaaagaatatgGGCTTAAAAATTAATAGAATAAAGTTAGAATTtggaatataaaattagaatgaaagagaaaatataatataattaagatTGATACATTAGAGACACCACAAAGTGACTAAATTTGTTATTTAAGATTTATTATATAAAACAATGAGAAAATAGATGAAGATAGAtgtaataaatttatattttgttgTATGAAATGAAAGGTGCATTTGGAATATTACGTGACGAGTGCATACTTTTGAGATCTAAGAAAACTTTGATAGGACAACAGTAATGCTTGCAAGGTTGTATTACTTAGAATCCTAGGCAATAAAGaaagtatataaaaataaattaatatataaaaataaattaagtgTATCAAAAATGGGAATGTTAAGAtagattttatagtaaaattaagaatgatagattaataaattaatatagtaGCGGAGTTGTGAGATCTGCACAACTTAAGgataatatctgaaaaatttgattgaaatggtATGCACCTGTCCAATAAAGAGACAATGGGACTTCTCTAAGGAGAGATATTTTAATTTGTatagaataatataaaaaagaaaatattaa contains the following coding sequences:
- the LOC105042251 gene encoding beta-galactosidase 5, coding for MGDQNSLPSISLPLFFLLFLLPAAQCGVTYDSKAVIINGQRRILISGSIHYPRSTPDMWEGLIQKAKDGGLDVIQTYVFWNGHEPSPGSYNFEGRYDLVRFIKTVQKVGLYVHLRIGPYICGEWNFGGFPVWLKYVSGISFRTDNEPFKNAMQGFTQKIVQMMKSESLFASQGGPIILSQIENEYGPESNALGAAGHAYVNWAAKMAVGMGTGVPWVMCKEDDAPDPMINACNGFYCDAFTPNKPYKPTMWTEAWSGWFTEFGGTVHQRPVEDLAFAVARFIQKGGSFINYYMYHGGTNFGRTAGGPFITTSYDYDAPIDEYGLIREPKYGHLKELHKAIKLCEPALVSADPTVTSFGSYAQAHVFSSESGSCAAFLANYNPNSFSRVMFNNMHYSLPPWSISILPDCRNVVFNTAKVGVQTSQMQMFPADSTSLMWETYDEEVASFDDNSLISTTGLLEQINVTRDASDYLWYITSVDVSSAEGFLQGGQLPVLTVQSAGHALHVFVNGQLSGSAYGTREDRRITYTGNINLRAGSNRIALLSVAVGLPNVGMHYELWNTGVLGPVVLHGVDEGKRDLTWQKWSYQVGLKGEAMNLNSLDGTSSVEWMKQSLTSQKQQPLTWYRAYFDAPAGDDPLALDMGSMGKGQAWINGQSIGRYWSLWAPNGDCNGCNYAGTYRSPKCQSGCGQPTQRWYHVPRSWLQPTQNLLVVFEELGGDATKISFVKKSVSGVCADVSEWHPMIKNWHIESYGQPEEHHKPKVHLRCAPGQSISAIKFASFGTPLGTCGNFEQGACHSPNSHSTLEKKCIGQQRCAVTISTDNFGGDPCPNVMKRVAVEAICSSNAQPLS